In Phyllopteryx taeniolatus isolate TA_2022b chromosome 1, UOR_Ptae_1.2, whole genome shotgun sequence, the following proteins share a genomic window:
- the atp7b gene encoding copper-transporting ATPase 2 isoform X2: MHVTCKDTAPAGCARTSRTCSPPSRPNLWPSTGPQSRCVWWSVVARRSAHVACTLQSHRCRSKLRFLLCHVLIRPWKDSFVNLQSSIVTAILMSSKHGDVLLGQELKEAQGIVSRHVVKQGLDNLAYEYGSQSDLCPPIKASAETFKLLGLAPEHPIHTIVENRISRLSGVLAVSSASSSQLTKVDYLSSVITAAEIALELRRIGFHVESGVWIKVDGMHCQSCVQSIEQHVGTLRGVTHVQVSLKEGVALVAFQPLHIARQELRDKIEDMGFGATLLADDPSGAISHWQGDTTQIVIVWIGGMTCNSCVQSIEGRISQIMGVRSVEVSLKHEKGTITFDPGLTGPEQLRVAIEDVGFDASLREPVQTQEAAINCEMSDLSDWSCKRDLSTGTVCHSTSASQRPGTKEQKCFISVKGMTCASCVANIEKNLLKHQGIISVLVSLMAGKAEVKYDPDLIDAFAVTHLIEDLGFGAKVIEDNTVTHGKLDLTITGMTCTSCTHNIESKLSSTKGIVGASVALGTKTANIQFDPDVLGARDIIKIIQSLGFNAHLKKSGFKSNLDHKEEIRQWKTSFLLSLVFGLPVMGLMIYMMVMDSQHQEHGGSMSEEQNLLPGLSVLNLTFFLLCTPVQVFGGRYFYIQAYRALKHGTANMDVLIVLATSIAYVYSCVVLIVAMAEGASQSPVTFFDTPPMLFVFIALGRWLEHLAKSKTSAALAKLMSLQATDATVVTMGPDHSIISEEQVLVELVERGDVLKVAPGGKFPVDGKVIEGSSMADESLITGEPMPVSKRVGSPVIAGSINAHGALLVEATHVGADTTLSQIVKLVEEAQTSKAPIQQFADRLSGYFVPFIIVVSLLTLMAWLSVGFVNFDIVRENFPINVVMFDKTGTITNGVPQVTRVLVLWEMARMPLRKILAVVGTAEASSEHPLGIAVAKHCKGELGSDVLGYCQDFQAVPGCGISCRVSNVDHLLPQQSEERFLLPGASTDENSLVEAAEIPNADPGEGLCYSVLIGNREWMRRNAHHVGADVDAAMSSHEEKGQTSILVAIDGVLCAMIAIADTVKAESALAVHTLRSMGIQVVMITGDNKRTAKAIAAQVGIRKVFAEVLPSHKVAKVQELQEQGLRVAMVGDGVNDSPALARADVGIAIGTGTDVAIEAADIVLIRNDLLDVVASIELSRKTVQRIWINFFFAVIYNLVGIPIAAGMFMPVGLVLQPWMGSAAMATSSLSVVLSSLLLRLYKKTSVELYEARARGLMRSLQSSQISMYPRLEGHQRSTAPSIGPWEEHSTNGTPVL; this comes from the exons ATCCAAACTACGTTTCCTTCTCTGCCACGTCCTTATACGCCCCTGGAAAGATTCTTTTGTGAACCTCCAAAGCTCCATCGTtacggccatcttgatgtcgtccAAGCATGGCGATGTTCTTCTCGGACAGGAACTCAAAGAGGCTCAGGGAATTGTGAGCAGGCATGTTGTCAAG CAAGGCCTTGACAACTTGGCCTATGAGTATGGCAGCCAAAGCGACCTCTGCCCTCCAATTAAAGCCTCCGCAGAAACCTTTAAACTGCTGGGCCTGGCCCCAGAGCATCCGATCCACACCATCGTAGAAAACAGGATTTCCAGGCTGAGCGGAGTGCTGGCTGTCAGCTCAGCATCCTCAAGCCAGCTGACCAAGGTGGACTACTTGAGCTCTGTGATCACAGCTGCAGAGATCGCCCTGGAGCTGCGGAGGATCGGCTTCCATGTGGAATCAGGGGTGTGGATCAAGGTGGATGGCATGCATTGCCAGTCTTGCGTGCAGTCCATCGAGCAGCATGTCGGCACTCTGCGAGGGGTTACACATGTTCAGGTCTCACTCAAAGAGGGCGTAGCGCTGGTTGCATTTCAACCACTTCACATCGCTCGACAAGAGCTGAGAGACAAGATTGAAGATATGGGATTTGGGGCTACTTTACTGGCTGATGATCCGTCTGGCGCTATCAGCCACTGGCAGGGGGATACAACCCAAATTGTGATCGTTTGGATTGGAGGAATGACCTGTAACTCGTGTGTACAGTCTATAGAGGGGAGGATCTCTCAGATAATGGGGGTCCGCTCTGTAGAAGTATCACTAAAACATGAAAAGGGAACAATTACCTTTGACCCTGGCCTCACGGGGCCCGAGCAGCTCAGGGTAGCTATCGAGGACGTGGGCTTTGACGCATCACTCCGAG AACCAGTCCAGACTCAAGAAGCGGCCATTAACTGTGAAATGTCTGACCTGTCGGACTGGTCTTGTAAAAGAGACCTCAGCACCGGCACCGTTTGTCATTCCACTTCTGCAAGCCAGCGGCCCGGCACTAAAGAACAAAAGTGCTTCATCAGCGTCAAGGGGATGACCTGCGCCTCGTGTGTAGCCAACATCGAGAAGAACCTGCTAAAACACCAGG GGATCATCTCTGTTTTGGTGTCGCTGATGGCCGGAAAAGCGGAGGTCAAATATGACCCTGACTTGATAGATGCTTTTGCTGTGACTCACCTCATAGAGGACTTGGGTTTTGGTGCCAAGGTCATCGAGGACAACACAGTTACACACGGAAAACTGGATCTCACT ATAACAGGAATGACGTGCACTTCCTGTACCCACAATATTGAGTCAAAGCTCAGCTCAACCAAAGGGATCGTTGGCGCCTCGGTGGCGTTGGGAACCAAAACAGCAAACATCCAGTTTGATCCAGATGTGCTGGGAGCTCGAGATATAATCAAAATAATTCAG AGCCTTGGCTTCAATGCCCATCTGaagaaatcaggcttcaaaagcAATCTTGACCACAAAGAAGAGATTCGACA ATGGAAGACCTCTTTCCTGCTCAGCCTGGTGTTTGGCCTGCCTGTCATGGGCCTCATGATCTACATGATGGTGATGGACAGTCAGCACCAGGAGCATGGAGGCTCCATGTCGGAAGAGCAAAACCTGCTGCCTGGCCTCTCAGTCCTAAATCTGACCTTCTTCCTGCTTTGTACGCCTGTCCAG GTCTTTGGAGGCCGGTACTTCTATATCCAGGCATATCGCGCTTTGAAACATGGCACAGCCAACATGGATGTCCTTATTGTGCTGGCCACCTCTATCGCTTACGTCTACTCTTGTGTGGTACTTATCGTGGCCATGGCAGAAGGAGCCAGTCAAAGCCCAGTCACATTTTTTGACACACCACCGATGCTCTTTGTGTTTATTGCACTGGGGCGATGGCTGGAGCACCTGGCCAAG AGTAAAACCTCAGCAGCTTTGGCCAAGTTAATGTCACTGCAAGCCACCGATGCGACTGTGGTCACCATGGGACCTGACCACTCCATTATTAG TGAGGAGCAGGTGCTGGTGGAGTTGGTGGAACGGGGCGACGTTTTGAAGGTGGCTCCAGGAGGGAAGTTTCCCGTAGATGGGAAAGTGATTGAAGGAAGCTCAATGGCAGATGAGTCTTTAATCACAG GTGAGCCGATGCCTGTCAGTAAGAGGGTGGGCAGCCCGGTGATTGCTGGCTCCATCAACGCTCATGGTGCTCTTCTTGTGGAGGCCACCCACGTCGGTGCAGACACCACGCTGTCACAAATAGTCAAACTTGTGGAGGAAGCCCAAACATCCAAG GCTCCCATCCAGCAGTTTGCTGACCGACTCAGCGGATATTTTGTTCCCTTCATCATTGTGGTCTCTCTGCTAACTCTGATGGCGTGGCTGTCCGTAGGATTTGTCAACTTTGACATTGTGAGAGAGAACTTCCCG ATTAATGTGGTGATGTTTGATAAAACGGGTACCATCACTAATGGAGTGCCCCAGGTGACGCGAGTGTTGGTGCTATGGGAGATGGCACGCATGCCTCTGAGAAAGATCCTGGCAGTTGTGGGAACAGCAGAGGCCAGCAGTGAGCACCCACTGGGCATTGCAGTTGCCAAACACTGCAAAGGA GAGCTGGGCTCGGATGTGCTGGGTTACTGCCAAGACTTCCAAGCAGTGCCTGGCTGCGGGATCAGCTGCCGGGTTTCTAATGTGGACCACCTGCTGCCACAGCAGAGTGAAGAGCGGTTCCTGTTGCCTGGGGCATCCACAGATGAGAACAGCCTGGTTGAGGCCGCAGAGATTCCGAATGCAG ATCCAGGTGAGGGTTTATGTTACTCTGTCCTGATTGGGAATAGAGAATGGATGAGGAGGAATGCCCACCATGTTGGAGCAGACGTGGATGCCGCCATGTCAAGCCATGAGGAAAAGGGGCAGACGTCTATTCTGGTGGCCATAGATG GTGTACTGTGCGCCATGATTGCCATTGCAGACACAGTAAAGGCTGAGTCAGCCTTGGCCGTGCACACACTTAGAAGCATGGGCATCCAGGTGGTCATGATAACGGGGGACAACAAACGCACAGCTAAAGCCATAGCTGCACAG GTAGGAATCAGGAAGGTGTTTGCGGAGGTGCTACCCTCACACAAGGTGGCCAAAGTGCAGGAGCTCCAGGAACAAGGCTTGCGTGTGGCCATGGTCGGAGACGGCGTCAACGATTCGCCCGCCCTTGCCCGCGCTGATGTCGGCATCGCCATCGGTACAGGCACTGACGTGGCCATTGAAGCAGCAGATATAGTTCTCATCAGA AATGACCTTCTGGATGTAGTGGCCAGTATCGAGCTGTCCAGGAAGACCGTACAGAGGATATGGATCAACTTTTTCTTTGCCGTTATCTACAACCTTGTCGGAATACCCATTGCTGCAG GCATGTTCATGCCTGTTGGCCTGGTGCTCCAACCCTGGATGGGCTCAGCTGCAATGGCCACCTCATCCCTTTCTGTGGTGCTGTCATCTTTGCTGCTCAGATT ATACAAAAAAACCTCAGTGGAGCTATATGAGGCAAGAGCAAGAGGCCTGATGCGCAGCCTCCAGTCCTCACAGATCAGCATGTATCCAAGACTAGAAGGCCACCAGCGCAGTACAGCTCCTTCCATTGGACCCTGGGAAGAGCACAGCACCAACGGCACACCCGTTTTATAG
- the atp7b gene encoding copper-transporting ATPase 2 isoform X4, with translation MHVTCKDTAPAGCARTSRTCSPPSRPNLWPSTGPQSRCVWWSVVARRSAHVACTLQSHRCRSKLRFLLCHVLIRPWKDSFVNLQSSIVTAILMSSKHGDVLLGQELKEAQGIVSRHVVKQGLDNLAYEYGSQSDLCPPIKASAETFKLLGLAPEHPIHTIVENRISRLSGVLAVSSASSSQLTKVDYLSSVITAAEIALELRRIGFHVESGVWIKVDGMHCQSCVQSIEQHVGTLRGVTHVQVSLKEGVALVAFQPLHIARQELRDKIEDMGFGATLLADDPSGAISHWQGDTTQIVIVWIGGMTCNSCVQSIEGRISQIMGVRSVEVSLKHEKGTITFDPGLTGPEQLRVAIEDVGFDASLREPVQTQEAAINCEMSDLSDWSCKRDLSTGTVCHSTSASQRPGTKEQKCFISVKGMTCASCVANIEKNLLKHQGIISVLVSLMAGKAEVKYDPDLIDAFAVTHLIEDLGFGAKVIEDNTVTHGKLDLTITGMTCTSCTHNIESKLSSTKGIVGASVALGTKTANIQFDPDVLGARDIIKIIQSLGFNAHLKKSGFKSNLDHKEEIRQWKTSFLLSLVFGLPVMGLMIYMMVMDSQHQEHGGSMSEEQNLLPGLSVLNLTFFLLCTPVQVFGGRYFYIQAYRALKHGTANMDVLIVLATSIAYVYSCVVLIVAMAEGASQSPVTFFDTPPMLFVFIALGRWLEHLAKSKTSAALAKLMSLQATDATVVTMGPDHSIISEEQVLVELVERGDVLKVAPGGKFPVDGKVIEGSSMADESLITGEPMPVSKRVGSPVIAGSINAHGALLVEATHVGADTTLSQIVKLVEEAQTSKAPIQQFADRLSGYFVPFIIVVSLLTLMAWLSVGFVNFDIVRENFPELGSDVLGYCQDFQAVPGCGISCRVSNVDHLLPQQSEERFLLPGASTDENSLVEAAEIPNADPGEGLCYSVLIGNREWMRRNAHHVGADVDAAMSSHEEKGQTSILVAIDGVLCAMIAIADTVKAESALAVHTLRSMGIQVVMITGDNKRTAKAIAAQVGIRKVFAEVLPSHKVAKVQELQEQGLRVAMVGDGVNDSPALARADVGIAIGTGTDVAIEAADIVLIRNDLLDVVASIELSRKTVQRIWINFFFAVIYNLVGIPIAAGMFMPVGLVLQPWMGSAAMATSSLSVVLSSLLLRLYKKTSVELYEARARGLMRSLQSSQISMYPRLEGHQRSTAPSIGPWEEHSTNGTPVL, from the exons ATCCAAACTACGTTTCCTTCTCTGCCACGTCCTTATACGCCCCTGGAAAGATTCTTTTGTGAACCTCCAAAGCTCCATCGTtacggccatcttgatgtcgtccAAGCATGGCGATGTTCTTCTCGGACAGGAACTCAAAGAGGCTCAGGGAATTGTGAGCAGGCATGTTGTCAAG CAAGGCCTTGACAACTTGGCCTATGAGTATGGCAGCCAAAGCGACCTCTGCCCTCCAATTAAAGCCTCCGCAGAAACCTTTAAACTGCTGGGCCTGGCCCCAGAGCATCCGATCCACACCATCGTAGAAAACAGGATTTCCAGGCTGAGCGGAGTGCTGGCTGTCAGCTCAGCATCCTCAAGCCAGCTGACCAAGGTGGACTACTTGAGCTCTGTGATCACAGCTGCAGAGATCGCCCTGGAGCTGCGGAGGATCGGCTTCCATGTGGAATCAGGGGTGTGGATCAAGGTGGATGGCATGCATTGCCAGTCTTGCGTGCAGTCCATCGAGCAGCATGTCGGCACTCTGCGAGGGGTTACACATGTTCAGGTCTCACTCAAAGAGGGCGTAGCGCTGGTTGCATTTCAACCACTTCACATCGCTCGACAAGAGCTGAGAGACAAGATTGAAGATATGGGATTTGGGGCTACTTTACTGGCTGATGATCCGTCTGGCGCTATCAGCCACTGGCAGGGGGATACAACCCAAATTGTGATCGTTTGGATTGGAGGAATGACCTGTAACTCGTGTGTACAGTCTATAGAGGGGAGGATCTCTCAGATAATGGGGGTCCGCTCTGTAGAAGTATCACTAAAACATGAAAAGGGAACAATTACCTTTGACCCTGGCCTCACGGGGCCCGAGCAGCTCAGGGTAGCTATCGAGGACGTGGGCTTTGACGCATCACTCCGAG AACCAGTCCAGACTCAAGAAGCGGCCATTAACTGTGAAATGTCTGACCTGTCGGACTGGTCTTGTAAAAGAGACCTCAGCACCGGCACCGTTTGTCATTCCACTTCTGCAAGCCAGCGGCCCGGCACTAAAGAACAAAAGTGCTTCATCAGCGTCAAGGGGATGACCTGCGCCTCGTGTGTAGCCAACATCGAGAAGAACCTGCTAAAACACCAGG GGATCATCTCTGTTTTGGTGTCGCTGATGGCCGGAAAAGCGGAGGTCAAATATGACCCTGACTTGATAGATGCTTTTGCTGTGACTCACCTCATAGAGGACTTGGGTTTTGGTGCCAAGGTCATCGAGGACAACACAGTTACACACGGAAAACTGGATCTCACT ATAACAGGAATGACGTGCACTTCCTGTACCCACAATATTGAGTCAAAGCTCAGCTCAACCAAAGGGATCGTTGGCGCCTCGGTGGCGTTGGGAACCAAAACAGCAAACATCCAGTTTGATCCAGATGTGCTGGGAGCTCGAGATATAATCAAAATAATTCAG AGCCTTGGCTTCAATGCCCATCTGaagaaatcaggcttcaaaagcAATCTTGACCACAAAGAAGAGATTCGACA ATGGAAGACCTCTTTCCTGCTCAGCCTGGTGTTTGGCCTGCCTGTCATGGGCCTCATGATCTACATGATGGTGATGGACAGTCAGCACCAGGAGCATGGAGGCTCCATGTCGGAAGAGCAAAACCTGCTGCCTGGCCTCTCAGTCCTAAATCTGACCTTCTTCCTGCTTTGTACGCCTGTCCAG GTCTTTGGAGGCCGGTACTTCTATATCCAGGCATATCGCGCTTTGAAACATGGCACAGCCAACATGGATGTCCTTATTGTGCTGGCCACCTCTATCGCTTACGTCTACTCTTGTGTGGTACTTATCGTGGCCATGGCAGAAGGAGCCAGTCAAAGCCCAGTCACATTTTTTGACACACCACCGATGCTCTTTGTGTTTATTGCACTGGGGCGATGGCTGGAGCACCTGGCCAAG AGTAAAACCTCAGCAGCTTTGGCCAAGTTAATGTCACTGCAAGCCACCGATGCGACTGTGGTCACCATGGGACCTGACCACTCCATTATTAG TGAGGAGCAGGTGCTGGTGGAGTTGGTGGAACGGGGCGACGTTTTGAAGGTGGCTCCAGGAGGGAAGTTTCCCGTAGATGGGAAAGTGATTGAAGGAAGCTCAATGGCAGATGAGTCTTTAATCACAG GTGAGCCGATGCCTGTCAGTAAGAGGGTGGGCAGCCCGGTGATTGCTGGCTCCATCAACGCTCATGGTGCTCTTCTTGTGGAGGCCACCCACGTCGGTGCAGACACCACGCTGTCACAAATAGTCAAACTTGTGGAGGAAGCCCAAACATCCAAG GCTCCCATCCAGCAGTTTGCTGACCGACTCAGCGGATATTTTGTTCCCTTCATCATTGTGGTCTCTCTGCTAACTCTGATGGCGTGGCTGTCCGTAGGATTTGTCAACTTTGACATTGTGAGAGAGAACTTCCCG GAGCTGGGCTCGGATGTGCTGGGTTACTGCCAAGACTTCCAAGCAGTGCCTGGCTGCGGGATCAGCTGCCGGGTTTCTAATGTGGACCACCTGCTGCCACAGCAGAGTGAAGAGCGGTTCCTGTTGCCTGGGGCATCCACAGATGAGAACAGCCTGGTTGAGGCCGCAGAGATTCCGAATGCAG ATCCAGGTGAGGGTTTATGTTACTCTGTCCTGATTGGGAATAGAGAATGGATGAGGAGGAATGCCCACCATGTTGGAGCAGACGTGGATGCCGCCATGTCAAGCCATGAGGAAAAGGGGCAGACGTCTATTCTGGTGGCCATAGATG GTGTACTGTGCGCCATGATTGCCATTGCAGACACAGTAAAGGCTGAGTCAGCCTTGGCCGTGCACACACTTAGAAGCATGGGCATCCAGGTGGTCATGATAACGGGGGACAACAAACGCACAGCTAAAGCCATAGCTGCACAG GTAGGAATCAGGAAGGTGTTTGCGGAGGTGCTACCCTCACACAAGGTGGCCAAAGTGCAGGAGCTCCAGGAACAAGGCTTGCGTGTGGCCATGGTCGGAGACGGCGTCAACGATTCGCCCGCCCTTGCCCGCGCTGATGTCGGCATCGCCATCGGTACAGGCACTGACGTGGCCATTGAAGCAGCAGATATAGTTCTCATCAGA AATGACCTTCTGGATGTAGTGGCCAGTATCGAGCTGTCCAGGAAGACCGTACAGAGGATATGGATCAACTTTTTCTTTGCCGTTATCTACAACCTTGTCGGAATACCCATTGCTGCAG GCATGTTCATGCCTGTTGGCCTGGTGCTCCAACCCTGGATGGGCTCAGCTGCAATGGCCACCTCATCCCTTTCTGTGGTGCTGTCATCTTTGCTGCTCAGATT ATACAAAAAAACCTCAGTGGAGCTATATGAGGCAAGAGCAAGAGGCCTGATGCGCAGCCTCCAGTCCTCACAGATCAGCATGTATCCAAGACTAGAAGGCCACCAGCGCAGTACAGCTCCTTCCATTGGACCCTGGGAAGAGCACAGCACCAACGGCACACCCGTTTTATAG